TATGGAGTCGTCTATTCTTAATTTAATGGGCGTTCCAGAGGATGTCTTTGAAAGTTTCGATCCGGAACAAAAACGATTGGCTAAGGAGATGCTGGATGTGATGCATCCGATGACCCGGAGGTATAAAGGGACAATCAACGACGCAAAGATGCTTTATCTTGAGAATATATCCACTGAAAATATAACTTCACCAACGCTGATATTACATTCTAAAGATGATGCTTTAGTGAATTATGCTCACGCGATAAATTCCCATGATAAAATAAAACAATCAAAATTAATATTATTTGAAACTGGCGGGCATGCAATGTTATCTCAATTGGATGAAGTCAGAAGGAATATAAAAGAGTTTTTAAATATGTCTGGTAATGAAATTTTGGATAGTGAATGAGTATAAAAAGAGCCAAATAAATCAGGAGAAATTGAAATGAAAGACCACAATGAAGAAGCATCAATGAAAAAGACCGCAAGAATTACAGGCATATTATTTATTCTCGGGTTTGCAGGCGTGGTGACCGCTGCGCTTACCGTGCCTATTCTGAATGCTCCGGATTATCTTGTCAAAATCTCCGAAAATGAAAAACAAGTAACCATGGGCGCGTTTTTTCAGTTTATTATGGCTGCTGCATGCGCAGGTATTGGAATTTCGCTGTATCCGGTTTTAAAAAAATATAATGAAGGCCTGGCTCTTGGGGCGGCTGGTTTCCGGATTATCGAGGCAGTATTCCATATTGTTGGTGTGGTCATCCTGTTATTACTGGTGACATTAAGCCAGGAATTCGTAAAAGCCGGAGCTCCGGATTCATCGTATTTTCAAATCGCAGGTGTATTATTACAGGCAGGGATTAAATGGTTGAATGATGTGGTGGTATTGTTAGCCTGGAGCACTGGGGCTATGATGTATTATTATATATTCTATCAAACAAGACTCATTCCCGGATGGTTAGCAGGTTGGGGTATTGTCGGAATCACATTGACCATTATAGGGAGCATATTAGTTTTGTTTCGTTTCATCCCTACGATACAAATCGTTTTTGTTGCCCCTATAGCCTTGCAAGAAATAGTCTTAGCGGTATGGCTGATAACCAAAGGATTCAATCCAACCGCAATCGATGCCGATTCTGCAGGGCAGAAATAAATTAATTTAAATGAAATGATAAAATCAAAAGAGTAAGAGGAAATTTATGAAAGCAATTGTATGCACAGAATATGGACCGCCTGAGGTTCTTCAGGTCAAAGAAGTGGAAAAACCTGCTCCGAAGGACAATGAAGTACTGATAAAAGTATATG
This is a stretch of genomic DNA from Candidatus Methanoperedens sp.. It encodes these proteins:
- a CDS encoding DUF4386 domain-containing protein; translation: MKKTARITGILFILGFAGVVTAALTVPILNAPDYLVKISENEKQVTMGAFFQFIMAAACAGIGISLYPVLKKYNEGLALGAAGFRIIEAVFHIVGVVILLLLVTLSQEFVKAGAPDSSYFQIAGVLLQAGIKWLNDVVVLLAWSTGAMMYYYIFYQTRLIPGWLAGWGIVGITLTIIGSILVLFRFIPTIQIVFVAPIALQEIVLAVWLITKGFNPTAIDADSAGQK